One stretch of Niallia sp. XMNu-256 DNA includes these proteins:
- the accD gene encoding acetyl-CoA carboxylase, carboxyltransferase subunit beta, whose product MLKDIFTKQKKKYATIPSEKSKQEVPEGIMTKCPNCKKIMYTRELNKNLKVCLHCEYHYPMKAWERIQSFIDEDTFEEINAGMVSGNPLQFPGYEEKIEKDQQKTGLNEAIITGIGNVNGIKVVVAVMDSHFRMASMGSVVGEKITLAVEKADELSLPFIIFTASGGARMQEGILSLMQMAKTSVALKRFSDHGGLFISFMTQPTTGGVSASFASLGDYNLAEPGALIGFAGKRVIEQTIREELPEDFQTAEFQLNHGQLDAVIPRLELKDQVTTILDIHQPKEVPEW is encoded by the coding sequence TTGCTTAAGGATATTTTTACAAAGCAAAAGAAAAAATATGCCACCATTCCTTCAGAAAAATCCAAGCAGGAAGTTCCTGAAGGAATCATGACGAAATGCCCGAATTGCAAAAAAATCATGTATACGAGAGAATTGAATAAAAACTTAAAAGTCTGCTTGCACTGTGAATATCATTATCCAATGAAGGCATGGGAAAGAATTCAGTCATTTATTGATGAAGATACATTTGAGGAAATTAATGCAGGCATGGTTTCCGGAAACCCACTGCAATTTCCAGGATATGAAGAAAAAATTGAAAAAGATCAACAGAAAACAGGACTTAATGAGGCCATCATCACAGGAATTGGAAATGTGAATGGAATAAAAGTTGTTGTGGCTGTAATGGATTCTCATTTTCGGATGGCCAGCATGGGGTCGGTCGTAGGAGAAAAAATTACCTTAGCGGTTGAAAAAGCGGACGAATTATCGCTTCCTTTTATAATTTTCACGGCTTCAGGTGGTGCGAGAATGCAAGAAGGAATTTTAAGTTTGATGCAAATGGCGAAAACAAGTGTAGCACTGAAAAGATTTAGTGATCATGGCGGCTTGTTTATTTCTTTTATGACACAGCCAACAACTGGAGGGGTGTCAGCTAGTTTTGCTTCGTTAGGTGACTATAACCTTGCTGAACCTGGTGCATTAATCGGATTTGCCGGCAAACGGGTTATTGAGCAAACCATTCGCGAAGAACTGCCTGAGGATTTCCAGACAGCAGAGTTCCAGTTAAACCATGGTCAATTAGACGCTGTTATCCCACGACTTGAATTAAAGGATCAAGTCACGACAATTTTGGATATTCACCAACCAAAGGAGGTTCCCGAGTGGTAG
- a CDS encoding GntR family transcriptional regulator, which produces MSDEAQVNVSQANSKVYLEIVKQLKGIIEQNRLNPGDRLPSERELSERLHVGRSSVREALRALELLGLIETKRGEGTYIRNFRDHQLIPLLGTFILQEDKSKQDVVETKTLIEKDCLTLIMDKKVSDSQLANVIAQMDEEQSFDDFMVKMIELANNNLVLRIWLILKDYYHTLGFKEYKPRKEDYVDLIKALTLKDQEKVFKAYEKVRGLSNKD; this is translated from the coding sequence GTGAGTGATGAAGCACAAGTGAATGTTTCACAGGCAAATTCAAAGGTTTATCTTGAAATCGTCAAACAACTTAAAGGCATAATCGAACAGAATAGATTAAATCCTGGTGATCGATTGCCTTCTGAACGTGAACTATCTGAGCGTCTTCATGTAGGACGCTCTTCTGTTCGTGAAGCATTAAGGGCGTTAGAATTACTGGGATTAATTGAAACAAAAAGAGGCGAAGGCACGTATATACGAAATTTTAGGGACCATCAGTTAATTCCGTTATTAGGGACGTTCATTTTACAAGAGGATAAGTCCAAACAAGATGTGGTTGAAACTAAAACTTTAATTGAAAAAGATTGTTTAACCCTCATTATGGATAAAAAGGTTTCTGATAGTCAATTAGCAAATGTCATTGCACAAATGGATGAAGAGCAGTCATTTGATGATTTTATGGTGAAGATGATTGAGTTGGCTAATAATAACTTGGTTTTAAGAATTTGGCTTATTTTAAAGGATTACTATCATACACTCGGGTTTAAAGAGTATAAGCCGAGAAAAGAGGACTATGTAGATCTGATTAAAGCTTTAACTTTAAAGGATCAAGAAAAAGTCTTTAAAGCGTATGAAAAGGTTAGAGGATTGTCGAATAAAGACTGA
- a CDS encoding malic enzyme-like NAD(P)-binding protein, producing MSLREEALHMHSQNKGKLESKSKVQVRNAKDLSLAYSPGVAEPCKEIYEKPETVYDYTMKGNMVAVVTDGTAVLGLGNIGPEAALPVMEGKAVLFKSFAGVDAFPICLNTTDVEKIIETVKMLEPTFGGVNLEDIAAPNCFVIEERLKKETNIPIFHDDQHGTAIVTAAGLMNSLKLVNKKITEIKVVANGAGAAGIAIIKLLHSFGVRDIIMCDTKGAIYEGRPVGMNVVKNEVAKFTNAKNQEGSLKDIIVGADVFIGVSAEGALTSEMVKSMNQDPIIFAMANPNPEILPDLAKEAGAAVIGTGRSDFPNQVNNVLAFPGIFRGALDVRATHINEKMKIAAVQAIADLINIEDLHADYVIPGPFDPRVAPAVAAAVAKAAMETGVARIKVNPDEVKEKTRQLSSIR from the coding sequence ATGTCATTGAGAGAAGAAGCCTTGCATATGCATAGCCAAAATAAAGGAAAGCTTGAATCAAAATCAAAAGTTCAAGTTCGAAATGCGAAAGATCTAAGTTTGGCGTACTCCCCAGGGGTTGCAGAGCCTTGTAAAGAAATATACGAAAAGCCTGAAACAGTATATGATTATACGATGAAAGGGAATATGGTTGCTGTTGTAACAGATGGAACGGCTGTTTTAGGACTGGGAAATATTGGACCTGAAGCTGCTTTGCCTGTTATGGAGGGAAAAGCTGTTTTATTTAAAAGTTTCGCCGGGGTAGATGCATTTCCAATTTGTTTAAACACAACTGATGTTGAAAAAATCATTGAAACTGTTAAAATGTTAGAGCCGACTTTCGGAGGAGTAAATCTAGAAGATATTGCTGCACCTAATTGTTTTGTTATAGAAGAAAGATTGAAAAAGGAAACCAATATTCCGATTTTTCATGATGACCAGCACGGTACAGCTATCGTGACGGCTGCTGGCTTAATGAATTCGTTGAAATTAGTTAATAAAAAAATAACGGAAATAAAAGTGGTGGCTAATGGCGCAGGAGCTGCTGGAATTGCAATTATCAAATTACTTCACAGCTTCGGTGTTCGTGATATTATCATGTGTGATACAAAAGGTGCGATCTATGAGGGGCGCCCTGTTGGTATGAATGTTGTTAAGAATGAAGTTGCTAAGTTTACGAATGCAAAAAACCAAGAAGGCAGTCTAAAAGATATAATTGTAGGAGCAGATGTGTTCATTGGGGTTTCTGCTGAAGGAGCGTTAACGAGTGAGATGGTCAAATCCATGAATCAAGATCCGATCATTTTTGCGATGGCCAATCCAAACCCTGAAATTCTCCCAGATTTAGCAAAGGAAGCGGGAGCAGCAGTGATTGGAACCGGTCGCTCTGATTTTCCTAATCAAGTTAATAATGTTCTTGCTTTTCCAGGAATTTTCAGAGGAGCTCTTGATGTAAGAGCGACACATATTAACGAAAAAATGAAAATTGCAGCTGTCCAGGCAATTGCAGATTTGATTAACATTGAAGATCTTCATGCAGACTATGTGATACCAGGGCCATTTGACCCCCGAGTCGCACCAGCTGTTGCTGCAGCAGTAGCAAAGGCTGCCATGGAAACAGGGGTTGCGCGAATCAAAGTGAACCCAGATGAGGTAAAAGAAAAAACGCGCCAGCTTTCTAGTATTCGGTAA
- the dnaE gene encoding DNA polymerase III subunit alpha, with product MSFIHLHVYSAYSLLNSTASVEKLVLDAKKKGFKAIALTDRNVMYGAVSFYKQCLKHGIKPIIGLTVDIISELQQNKAFPLVLLAKNQIGLQNLLKITSAVQTKSPAGIPVKWLKHYSEGLFAITPGMEGELEQAVLQQDEQSMDQILTLYQQLFGNSFYISLQNHHISEEVQLNEKLIHIAESNKVKVVATNSVYYLNQEDSFSHECLLAIKNGQKLQDETHERLLSDQYYLKTSQEMTELFSALPDALQNTLEIADDCNVMIELQKTKLPKYPTENGMSADALLEKLCQQGLTERYSEQTKEIKERLQYELTVIKNMQFSDYFLIVWDFMKFARESGILTGPGRGSAAGSLVAFTLYITDVDPIQHGLLFERFLNPERVSMPDIDLDFPDHRRDEVIQYVAGKYGQLHVAQIITFGTFATKAALRDVGRVFGLNTKELDQLSRMIPHRLGINLRDAYKESQSLRNFVNESQQNKRLFQTALQIEGLPRHTSTHAAGVVISEEPLVNIIPIGEGQNGIYLTQYSMEYLEELGLLKIDFLGLRNLTLIENILSSIERTSRVKLDIKTIPMDDKETYQLISRGQTTGIFQLESEGMRNVLTKLKPTRFEDIVAVNALYRPGPMENIPQFINRKHGQEKVVYPHPQLQPILENTYGVIVYQEQIMQIASVMAGFSLGEADLLRRAVSKKQKEVLDRERAHFIEGAKKLGYENEQAHSIYDLIVKFANYGFNRSHAVAYSMIAYQLAYLKTHYPVHFMAALLTSVTGNENKISQYISEMKQMGMAILPPSINKSGYSFYPEKAGIRYSLAGIKGVGMVALREIFRARKEKHFTDLFDFCIRVSQKAINRKTLESLVYAGCFDEFGEDRAVLLASIDVALDHAALVKPVDEDQGDLFIDVEFSIRPKYMEVEPIREEDKLRLEKEVLGFYLSNHPVSIYERWFQSLKAAPLYDYQDQTPFRRSVAYISEVKKIRTKRGEQMAFLTVSDQSGEMEVVVFPNVLKTTAPLLQKGKIILVGGKVEVRNGKEQLIMKLAQDIDEMIEKHE from the coding sequence GTGTCTTTTATCCACCTACATGTATATAGCGCGTATAGTTTATTAAATAGTACCGCATCTGTGGAAAAACTTGTATTGGATGCGAAGAAAAAAGGGTTCAAAGCAATTGCATTAACAGACCGAAATGTGATGTACGGGGCTGTATCTTTTTATAAACAATGTTTAAAGCACGGAATAAAGCCGATTATCGGTTTAACTGTAGATATCATAAGTGAACTACAGCAAAATAAGGCTTTTCCTCTAGTGCTCTTAGCCAAAAATCAAATCGGATTACAAAATCTGCTGAAAATCACCAGTGCTGTTCAAACAAAATCGCCAGCGGGAATTCCTGTTAAGTGGTTAAAGCATTATAGCGAAGGACTATTTGCTATCACACCTGGAATGGAAGGAGAATTGGAACAGGCTGTTCTCCAGCAAGATGAGCAGTCGATGGATCAAATTTTAACTTTATATCAACAGTTATTTGGTAACTCTTTTTATATAAGTCTGCAAAATCACCACATTTCAGAGGAAGTTCAACTAAATGAAAAATTAATCCATATTGCAGAGAGCAACAAAGTTAAAGTAGTCGCCACAAACAGTGTCTATTATTTAAACCAAGAAGATTCTTTCAGTCATGAATGTTTATTGGCGATTAAAAATGGACAAAAATTACAGGATGAGACTCATGAGCGACTTTTAAGTGATCAGTATTATTTAAAGACATCTCAAGAAATGACAGAACTGTTTTCTGCACTTCCTGACGCCCTTCAAAATACGCTGGAAATTGCGGATGACTGTAATGTTATGATTGAGTTACAAAAGACAAAGTTGCCAAAATATCCAACTGAAAATGGGATGTCAGCAGATGCGTTACTCGAAAAGCTATGTCAGCAAGGCTTAACAGAACGGTACTCAGAGCAAACGAAAGAAATCAAGGAGCGCTTACAGTATGAATTAACGGTCATTAAAAATATGCAATTTAGTGACTATTTCCTGATCGTTTGGGATTTTATGAAATTTGCGAGAGAATCAGGAATTTTAACTGGGCCAGGAAGAGGTTCTGCGGCAGGTTCTTTAGTTGCTTTTACTTTATATATTACGGATGTAGATCCGATTCAACATGGACTTCTTTTTGAGCGGTTTTTAAATCCTGAACGGGTTTCAATGCCTGATATTGATCTCGACTTTCCAGACCATCGCAGAGATGAAGTCATACAATATGTGGCCGGGAAATATGGACAACTCCATGTGGCACAAATTATTACGTTTGGGACATTTGCCACAAAGGCGGCATTACGGGATGTGGGCCGGGTTTTTGGCTTAAATACAAAAGAATTAGACCAGCTATCAAGAATGATTCCTCATAGACTGGGGATTAACCTTCGGGATGCTTATAAGGAATCACAGTCATTGCGTAATTTTGTTAACGAATCGCAGCAAAATAAGCGTTTATTTCAAACGGCTTTACAAATAGAAGGACTCCCGAGGCATACATCCACCCACGCGGCAGGTGTTGTCATTAGTGAAGAGCCGCTTGTTAACATTATTCCTATTGGGGAAGGGCAAAACGGCATCTATTTAACCCAATATTCAATGGAATATTTAGAGGAATTAGGGCTTTTGAAAATCGACTTTCTTGGCTTAAGAAATTTGACGCTCATTGAAAATATATTATCGTCGATCGAGCGAACATCAAGAGTGAAATTAGATATAAAAACTATTCCAATGGATGATAAAGAGACATATCAGCTTATTAGCCGAGGACAGACAACAGGTATTTTCCAGCTTGAGTCAGAAGGAATGCGAAATGTATTAACAAAACTAAAGCCTACCCGCTTTGAAGATATTGTCGCTGTGAATGCACTCTATCGTCCAGGCCCAATGGAAAATATTCCCCAGTTTATTAATCGAAAACATGGGCAAGAAAAGGTTGTCTATCCACACCCACAATTACAACCGATTCTTGAAAACACATACGGGGTGATCGTTTATCAAGAGCAGATCATGCAAATCGCATCGGTTATGGCGGGGTTTTCGCTTGGTGAAGCAGATCTATTAAGAAGAGCGGTTAGTAAAAAACAAAAGGAAGTTCTTGATCGGGAGCGGGCACATTTTATTGAAGGTGCCAAAAAGTTAGGATACGAAAACGAGCAAGCCCATTCGATTTATGATTTAATTGTTAAGTTTGCAAACTACGGATTTAATCGCAGTCATGCTGTCGCCTATAGTATGATTGCTTATCAACTCGCCTATTTAAAAACTCATTATCCTGTTCACTTTATGGCTGCACTTTTAACTTCTGTAACAGGAAATGAAAACAAGATCAGCCAGTACATAAGTGAAATGAAGCAAATGGGCATGGCGATTTTACCTCCTTCTATTAATAAAAGCGGTTATTCCTTTTATCCGGAAAAAGCTGGGATACGTTACAGCTTAGCAGGAATTAAAGGGGTCGGAATGGTTGCATTAAGAGAAATCTTCCGAGCGCGAAAAGAGAAACACTTTACCGATTTATTTGACTTTTGTATAAGGGTTTCACAAAAGGCAATCAATCGAAAAACGCTTGAATCTCTTGTTTATGCGGGTTGTTTTGATGAATTCGGCGAGGATCGTGCTGTTTTATTAGCGAGTATTGATGTAGCTTTAGATCATGCGGCCTTAGTGAAACCCGTTGATGAGGATCAAGGAGACTTGTTTATCGATGTTGAATTCTCCATTCGACCTAAATATATGGAGGTTGAACCAATTAGGGAAGAAGATAAGCTAAGGTTAGAAAAAGAGGTATTAGGCTTTTACTTATCCAACCACCCGGTCTCGATTTATGAAAGATGGTTTCAGTCATTAAAGGCTGCTCCATTATATGATTATCAGGACCAAACTCCTTTTCGAAGATCCGTTGCTTACATTAGCGAAGTAAAGAAAATCCGCACAAAAAGAGGAGAACAAATGGCGTTTTTAACGGTCAGTGACCAAAGTGGAGAGATGGAAGTAGTCGTTTTTCCAAACGTCTTAAAAACAACGGCCCCCTTGCTTCAAAAGGGAAAAATCATCCTTGTTGGCGGAAAAGTGGAAGTTAGAAATGGGAAAGAGCAATTGATCATGAAACTAGCACAAGACATAGATGAAATGATTGAAAAGCACGAATAA
- a CDS encoding YtrH family sporulation protein yields the protein MQEQPFITLFFQSYFIALGVLIGGSIVGGLASFLTGKPPLTEIYRLSNMIHIWAIVTAIGGTFDAVSTFERGLLEGQTKDLFKQILLILSALGGAQTGSLIIQWLTQEHTTL from the coding sequence ATGCAGGAACAACCCTTTATTACGCTTTTTTTCCAAAGTTATTTCATAGCCTTAGGTGTATTAATCGGCGGATCAATCGTTGGCGGTTTGGCCTCTTTCTTGACAGGGAAACCACCCCTAACTGAAATTTACCGCCTTTCTAATATGATTCATATTTGGGCGATTGTTACAGCAATCGGCGGAACATTTGATGCTGTCTCAACTTTTGAGAGAGGTTTGCTTGAAGGACAAACAAAAGATTTATTTAAGCAAATCCTCCTAATACTGTCTGCCTTAGGCGGTGCTCAAACTGGATCATTAATCATCCAGTGGCTGACACAGGAGCATACCACTCTATGA
- the ytrI gene encoding sporulation membrane protein YtrI, whose amino-acid sequence MRIPPYYRKSTWQQFFAGSVIGGLISWFIFLYIFGVWQEDYSKEIQKQRDRISELIDEKKIWQEEFNKLNKENQEILTVQSIYIKITNKEKYSLDPVSVLEMEDKVREDLRIMIAKDIETVYNSRELIRRTVENKTIKVTNKRFKFKVTEMTIYTTLSLELEIEIE is encoded by the coding sequence ATGAGAATCCCACCTTACTATCGTAAATCAACTTGGCAGCAATTCTTTGCAGGGTCAGTTATCGGTGGACTCATAAGTTGGTTTATCTTTTTATATATTTTTGGAGTTTGGCAGGAGGATTATAGTAAAGAAATTCAAAAGCAAAGAGATCGAATTTCTGAATTGATCGATGAGAAAAAGATCTGGCAAGAAGAGTTCAATAAGCTGAACAAGGAAAATCAGGAAATACTAACCGTACAATCGATCTATATTAAAATTACAAACAAGGAAAAATATTCTCTTGATCCGGTTAGTGTTTTGGAGATGGAGGATAAAGTTCGCGAAGACCTAAGAATTATGATAGCAAAAGATATTGAAACAGTCTATAACAGCCGTGAATTGATCAGAAGAACAGTTGAAAACAAAACAATAAAAGTAACGAATAAACGATTTAAATTTAAAGTAACGGAAATGACCATATATACGACGCTATCGCTTGAACTAGAAATTGAAATCGAATAA
- a CDS encoding bifunctional oligoribonuclease/PAP phosphatase NrnA: MKDKILQTIKEYETIIIHRHVRPDPDAYGSQGGLAEVLKASFPEKNIYTVGKEEETLHYLRRLDVISDKTYQGALVIVCDTANEARIDDQRYKLGDQLIKIDHHPNVDQYGNLLWVDTNASSTSEMIYEFYLNGKDKGLKMSDQAARLLYAGIVGDTGRFLFPSTSEKTFAYAGELIHYQFSRPEIYEGMYNLSPNIVKLNGYILQNYVTGAHGVAHIKLTKELLHKFDAKPSEASLLVGALGNIKGILAWVFFIEEADQIRVRLRSKGPVINTIARNFKGGGHPLAAGASIYSWDKADDVVHEVEELCAGYVLS, encoded by the coding sequence ATGAAAGATAAAATACTCCAAACTATTAAGGAATACGAAACAATTATTATCCACCGTCATGTCAGACCTGATCCTGATGCCTATGGTTCACAGGGAGGGTTAGCAGAAGTATTAAAGGCTTCATTTCCTGAGAAAAACATTTATACAGTTGGAAAGGAGGAAGAAACCCTCCATTACTTACGAAGGCTTGATGTGATTTCTGATAAAACTTATCAAGGGGCCTTAGTTATTGTTTGTGATACCGCAAATGAAGCGAGAATTGATGATCAAAGATATAAATTAGGAGATCAATTAATTAAAATTGATCATCATCCAAATGTAGATCAATATGGGAATTTGTTATGGGTCGATACAAATGCAAGTTCAACGAGCGAGATGATTTATGAATTCTATTTAAATGGAAAAGATAAAGGGCTGAAAATGTCCGATCAGGCAGCTAGATTATTATATGCCGGGATTGTCGGAGATACAGGACGCTTTTTGTTTCCGAGTACAAGTGAGAAAACATTTGCTTATGCAGGGGAGTTAATTCATTATCAATTTTCACGACCTGAAATCTATGAGGGAATGTATAACTTAAGCCCGAATATTGTGAAATTGAATGGATATATTTTACAAAACTATGTGACTGGAGCGCATGGAGTGGCTCATATTAAATTAACGAAAGAATTACTTCATAAGTTTGATGCAAAACCGTCAGAAGCCTCATTATTGGTTGGTGCTTTGGGGAATATTAAAGGCATTTTGGCTTGGGTATTCTTTATTGAAGAAGCAGATCAAATAAGAGTAAGATTACGTTCAAAAGGACCCGTGATTAATACGATTGCCCGTAATTTTAAAGGGGGAGGCCATCCTCTAGCAGCTGGTGCATCCATCTACTCTTGGGATAAGGCAGATGATGTGGTTCATGAAGTAGAAGAATTATGTGCGGGGTATGTCCTTAGCTAA
- a CDS encoding YtpI family protein yields MPIFVILIVFSLVFYLFYKTKYFRSKLPAEKRWLSAKSSIALGSFVGLFGINQLFLYQTTVTYIIAGIFIVLGAINVRAGIKAYKYFLPLAAEEVRETQK; encoded by the coding sequence ATGCCAATTTTTGTTATTTTAATTGTTTTTTCACTGGTCTTCTATCTTTTTTATAAAACAAAATATTTTAGAAGTAAGCTTCCAGCAGAAAAACGTTGGCTGTCTGCTAAATCAAGTATTGCACTAGGTTCATTTGTCGGTTTATTTGGGATTAATCAATTATTTCTCTACCAAACAACGGTTACCTATATTATTGCCGGTATATTTATCGTACTAGGTGCAATAAATGTTCGGGCTGGCATCAAAGCTTATAAATATTTTTTACCTTTAGCAGCAGAAGAAGTCCGAGAAACACAAAAATAA
- a CDS encoding DRTGG domain-containing protein, producing the protein MATKHEQILQYIGDLPVGEKISVRQIAKALEVSEGTAYRAIKEAENKGFVSTIERVGTIRIEKKKKENIEKLTFAEVVKIVDGQVLGGRSGLHKTLNKFVIGAMQLDAMMRYIDAGSLLIVGNRSDAHELALTAGAAVLITGGFDTNDKVKKLADELDMPVISTSYDTFTTATMINRAIDDQLIKKEIILVEDVLTPLDKVFYLRTSDTLAAWYELNQETGHSRFPVVDQNLKVQGMITSKDIIGVERSVSLEKVMTKNPMTVNMNTSVASTAHMMVWESIEILPVVNESNRLEGLISRQDVLKALQVNQRQPQAGETIDDIISNGINVMKGKTKSDDVFRFEVTPQMTNHLGTISYGVFTSIVYEAANQALKGHKKGDLVLENITIYFLRPVQIDSIIEIQPKVLEVGRKFGKIDIEVFNEGNLVGKALLMCQHIDR; encoded by the coding sequence TTGGCCACAAAACATGAACAAATTTTACAATATATTGGTGATTTACCCGTTGGGGAAAAAATTTCAGTAAGACAGATAGCCAAGGCCTTAGAAGTGAGTGAAGGAACAGCTTACCGTGCGATCAAGGAGGCTGAGAATAAAGGGTTCGTTAGTACGATCGAAAGAGTAGGAACGATTCGGATTGAAAAGAAGAAAAAGGAAAACATTGAAAAACTAACTTTCGCAGAGGTAGTTAAAATCGTTGATGGTCAAGTTCTCGGTGGTCGCTCAGGTTTACATAAAACATTAAATAAATTTGTAATCGGTGCCATGCAGTTGGATGCCATGATGCGTTATATTGATGCGGGAAGTCTATTAATTGTTGGAAACCGTTCCGACGCCCATGAATTAGCTTTGACAGCAGGTGCAGCCGTTCTCATTACGGGTGGATTTGATACAAATGATAAAGTTAAAAAACTAGCAGATGAATTAGATATGCCTGTTATATCAACAAGCTACGACACATTCACGACTGCGACGATGATTAATCGGGCGATTGATGACCAATTGATTAAAAAAGAAATTATTCTTGTTGAAGATGTATTAACCCCATTAGATAAGGTATTTTACTTACGAACATCTGATACGCTTGCTGCTTGGTATGAATTGAACCAAGAGACCGGTCATAGTAGATTTCCAGTTGTCGATCAGAATTTAAAGGTACAAGGGATGATTACCTCAAAAGATATTATTGGGGTAGAGCGGAGTGTATCTCTTGAAAAAGTGATGACGAAAAATCCGATGACGGTTAATATGAATACAAGTGTTGCCTCTACTGCTCATATGATGGTATGGGAAAGTATTGAAATCCTACCGGTTGTCAATGAATCAAATCGATTGGAAGGATTAATCAGTCGTCAAGATGTATTGAAGGCATTACAAGTCAACCAAAGACAGCCGCAAGCAGGTGAAACCATTGATGATATCATTTCCAATGGAATTAATGTCATGAAAGGTAAAACCAAATCTGATGACGTCTTTCGTTTTGAAGTTACTCCACAAATGACCAATCATTTAGGTACCATTTCCTATGGGGTCTTTACCTCTATTGTTTATGAAGCGGCTAACCAAGCCTTAAAAGGCCATAAAAAAGGAGATCTTGTTCTAGAAAATATTACCATCTACTTTTTAAGGCCAGTTCAAATTGACAGTATCATAGAGATTCAACCAAAGGTATTAGAAGTTGGACGTAAATTTGGAAAGATCGATATCGAAGTCTTTAACGAAGGAAACCTAGTCGGAAAAGCGTTGCTGATGTGTCAGCATATTGATAGATAA
- a CDS encoding metal-dependent hydrolase, which translates to MKVSYHGHSVVKVETDGKSILFDPFITGNPLTDLTVEDVKPDVILLTHGHNDHVGDTVQLAKKHDALVVTNNELAVYLSWQGLKTHPMHIGGAYQFDFGKVKLTPAFHGTGLETEDKQIIYTGMPAGILFMAEGKTIYHAGDTALFSDMKLIGDRHPIDLAFLPIGDNFTMGPEDAAYAAKLLGAKTVVPIHYNTFPPIKQDPNEFIKLLEAGNGKVLNPGDSIEL; encoded by the coding sequence ATGAAAGTTAGTTATCACGGTCATTCGGTTGTAAAAGTAGAAACAGATGGGAAGTCGATTCTTTTTGACCCATTTATTACTGGAAATCCATTAACCGATTTAACAGTAGAGGATGTAAAACCGGATGTCATTTTACTAACCCATGGTCATAATGATCATGTTGGAGATACGGTACAATTAGCGAAAAAACATGATGCTTTAGTTGTGACAAATAATGAGCTTGCCGTCTATTTAAGCTGGCAAGGATTGAAAACTCATCCGATGCATATCGGTGGTGCTTATCAATTTGACTTTGGAAAAGTAAAGTTAACACCTGCCTTTCATGGCACTGGTTTAGAAACTGAAGACAAGCAGATTATTTATACAGGAATGCCAGCTGGAATTTTATTTATGGCAGAAGGTAAAACCATTTACCACGCTGGAGACACTGCACTCTTTTCAGATATGAAATTAATTGGTGACCGTCATCCAATTGATTTAGCGTTTTTACCGATTGGTGACAACTTCACGATGGGTCCAGAGGATGCCGCATATGCAGCCAAACTGCTAGGTGCTAAAACAGTGGTGCCAATCCATTATAATACGTTCCCACCAATCAAACAGGACCCAAATGAGTTTATTAAACTTCTTGAAGCGGGTAACGGGAAAGTTCTAAACCCTGGTGATTCTATTGAATTATAA